Below is a genomic region from Cognatiyoonia koreensis.
GGTGATCTGGCTTTCGGAGGTGTCGTAGTATCTGTACGTATCACCGCCTGCCTTTACCGACGGAGGTGTTTCCATGGTCTCGATCATGGCGGGTGTCAGCCACTGCGGGCTGGTGGCCTTGCGATAGGTGCGCGTAAAGACAAAATGCCCATTTTCGACCGTCAGAAAGGCATAGCCATGTGTCGGCGAATACAGCTGGTGATCGACCCACGTCCAGGTACGGCCACGATACTTTTCTTCGAAGCCCAGTGTGCCGATCACCGTATAGATCACGCCTTCGACCGTGCCCTGCATTCCGATCTGGAACGGCGTCTCGGGGCGTGGCAGATCGGTGAATTTCTGAAGAACCTTGTAGTGATCCTGTGCGTCCAGTTGCGAACCGCAATAGCCACAGACGTGGGTTTGCACACGCCCCCCGCCAAGCACGTCGAGCCCTGCCCCACAGGAGGTGCAGTTGATGCTGGTCAGTGCGGCCTTACGCGTCATGTGTGCGACTCAACCTTGATGTCGAACGGGTCGATCCACTGGCCGATGAACCAGTGGGTCTCGTCCGCTGAAAATTCTCCGGACAGGACGTCGGCGTATTGGTTGCGTGCGTTGATGAATCTGTATGTTTCGCCGACTGTCAGCGTTTCGGGAAACTCGCCCCGCAGTGCGATGCAGGTTGCTTCGTCACGTTCGCGCACGCGGTAGTCGTAACCATTGATCATCAAGACCTGGCCCAGCCGCGGCACCGTTTTCGGTGCGCCTTTCAGCGGTTCTTCTACGGCGCGTTGCAAGATGATTTCACCCTCGTCGACCGAAATCCAGGCCCCTTTTCCGTTGCCGTCGAGCGCATAGAATTCGTCCCACCAGCCGGGCCCGTAGTCAAAGCGCGCATGCCCTATTGTTTGGAACTTTGCCTCTTCAATCACGACCTGATCGCCAAGCGCAAAGAGCATTGGCGCATCGTGCATTTCGCCTGCCGTTCCCGCATTCAGGAACCCGTCATCACGTAAATAGATCGTGGTTCCACAAGCATCGCATGTTGTCATTTTCGCCTGCGCGAAACGAAGGGATAGCGCATTCCCGCAGTTTGGACAGTTGTGCTCGTTCATATCGCCTATTGAATCGAAAACTGATTCAGTGTCCACCCTAGGGCTGCACCAAAGATTGAACCTGTTGCGAGGTGTTGCAATGATCGAAGACCTGAGCGCCATTGTCGGCCCGCGGTACGTGCTGACCGGCGCAGATACAGACAAATGGGGGCGTGACTGGACAGGTGCGTATGTCGCGCAACCCTTGGCGGTTGTACGTCCGGCCGACACCGCCGAAGTCGCTGCAGTCATGGCTTTTGCGCATGCGGCCAGTCTGCCGGTCGTTCCGGTCTCGGGCAACACTGGCCTGAACGGCGGCGCGCATGGCGATAACGCCATTGTTCTTTCGTTGGATCGCCTGAATTCCATTGAAACGATTGATGTGGCTGGGCGCAGTGCAACTGTCGGTGCAGGGGTCGTGTTGACCCAACTTCATGACGCGGTTGCGGCCCATGATCTGATATTTCCGATGACGTTCGGTGCACGTGGGTCCGCAATGGTCGGCGGCATCCTGTCCACGAATGCAGGCGGGTCGAACGTCGTTCGGTATGGCAACACGCGAGATCTTGTTCTCGGGATCGAAGTCGTGATGGCGGACGGGCGTATCATGGATTTGATGACTGCCCTGCACAAAGACAATTCGGGCCTGAACTTGCGCCATCTGATGATTGGTGCCGAGGGAACCTTGGGCATCATCACCCGTGCAATCGTCAAGCTGTTTCCCAAACCAGCGGCCTATGCGACGGCGACCGTGGCAGTGCCGACGTTAACGGATGCTCTGGCCCTATTGCACCGGATCCAAGCGGTCACGGGCGGTGCAGTCGAAGCATTCGAATATATGCCGGCTGCTTACATTGCGGGCCATCTCGCCGTTGTCGCGGGGGCGAAACCGCCTTTCGCGAAGGCCCACGACGTCAATCTGCTGATCGAGGTGGGAGAGGATGCCGACCGTCTGACAACCTTGCTTGCCGAGATGTTGGAGGCGGATCAGGTGTTGGATGCCGTGATCGCGCAGAACGAGGCGCAGCGTCAGGACATGTGGGCCCGTCGCGAAGCGGCCGCAGAAATCACGTTTCATCGCAGACCCTTCGTCGACACAGATGTGGCTGTCGCCCTACCCATGGTCGAGCGTTTCTTGACAGAGGCGCGTGCACGGTTGACCGAGCTTGATCCTGAAGCTGACGATTTGTCGGTGGCACATTTGGGAGACGGAAACATCCATTATACCGCCTATCCCAGCCGCGACGATCCCGCGCTGAAAGATGCGATCAAGGAGATGGTCGAAGACGTCGTGACTGAACTGCGTGGATCATTCAGTGCTGAACACGGTGTCGGAATTTCAAAACTGAAAACGATGGCCCGTCGCAAGGATCCTGTCGCCTTGGACACGATGCGTGCCATCAAGGCCGCGCTTGATCCGAAGGGTATCCTGAATCCGGGAAAACTCTATCCGCCTAAGCGTGCGTAAAGAAATCTGGTCCGGCGCGCTCCAGCAGCGAAGCCGCCATTTTGCGCCCCATATCGGGACCGTCACTAATTGGCCCTTCGATATCATCGGTCAGCACTTCTGAACCGTCCTCGCGCAGGATTTCCCCGCGCAGCCGCAAACGGTCGCCATTGATTTCTGCGAGCGCGCCGATTGGCGTTTCACATGACCCGTCTAACGCACCTAGAAACGTGCGTTCAGCCGCCAGCCGGTGACCGGTTTCAGCATGGTGGATCGCGGCAAGCATATGTGCTGCGCGATCATCCCCGATCCGTTGTTCGATTCCGATTGCACCTTGTGCAATCGCGGGCAGCATATCGGCCGGATCAATAGGTGAATAAGGCACGTCGTCCATACCAAGGCGGCGCAATCCGGCAGTTGCAAGAAATGTCGCATCTGCAACGCCGTCTGCCAGTTTCTTGAGCCGAGTCTGCACATTTCCGCGGAATTCGACAACCTGCAGATTCGGGAAACGTGCGGCAAGCTGCGCCCGTCGCCGCGTGGAAGATGTGCCGACAACTGCGCCGTCAGGCAAGTCCGCAAGGTTTTTGTAGCGCAGTGACACGAACGCATCGCGCACGTCTTCGCGGGGCAGAAACGTTTGCAGCATCAGGCCGTCGGGTTGATCGACAGGCATGTCTTTGGTCGAGTGCACGGCGATATCGATACCGCCTTCCAGCAAAGCCTCTTCGATTTCGCGGGTGAACAGCCCCTTTCCGTCGATTTCGCGCAATGGTTTGTCGAGGATCTGATCACCCGTCACCTTGATCACGCAGATTTCGAATGCCGTTTCGGGCAAGTCGAACGCCGCCATCAGGCGGCTGCGTGTTTCGTGCGCCTGAGCAAGCGCAAGTGGAGAGCCTCGCGTGCCAATCTTGAACGGGTGGTTCGGGGTCGGTAAGTCAATCGTCATGGCATATTCCTAGCGGTGTCAATCTGGGTTGACAACTGCCTGCGTAGTTGGGACCACGGTGATGAAAAAGGAAGTAATTATGCCGAGCGACAAGACCATCCTGCGTGCCCTAGCGGGCGAGACCCTCCCGACACCGCCGATCTGGATGATGCGCCAAGCTGGCCGCTATCTGCCGGAATATCGCGAAACACGGGCGAAGGCGGGCGATTTTCTGTCGCTTTGCTATAATCCGGAACTTGCCGCAGAGGTAACGCTGCAGCCAATTCGTAGATACGGGTTTGATGCGGCGATCCTGTTTGCCGACATTTTGCTTTTACCGCAAGCACTTGGCGCTGACCTTTGGTTCGTCACAGGCGAAGGCCCACGGCTTTCAACCATCAAGAGTGCCGATGAATTGTCCGCGCTCAAACCCATTTCTGATATTCACGACACCCTTGGTCCGGTCTATGAAACGGTCAAAATCCTGTCTGAAGAACTGCCGCAGGAAACGACGCTTATCGGCTTTGCTGGTGCCCCGTGGACCGTGGCGACCTATATGATCGCTGGCCGTGGCACTCCGGATCAGGCCCCTGCTCATGCGTTAAAAGAAGAAAATCAGGCTGTCTTCGAAGGGCTTTTGAAGGTCATTACCGAAGGCACAATTGCCTATCTGTCAAGACAGATTGACGCAGGCGCAGAAGTCGTGAAGATTTTCGACAGCTGGGCTGGATCGTTAAGTGGAGCGGATTTCGTCAACTATGCCGTGAAACCGACCGCGGAGATCGTGAAAGCTCTGAAGAAGCGCTATCCTGACGTGCCTGTCATCGCGTTTCCCCGTGGCGCCGGAGAGTCTTATGCCGGAATGCACGCTGCGACTGGTGCCGATTGCA
It encodes:
- a CDS encoding DUF4178 domain-containing protein; translated protein: MTTCDACGTTIYLRDDGFLNAGTAGEMHDAPMLFALGDQVVIEEAKFQTIGHARFDYGPGWWDEFYALDGNGKGAWISVDEGEIILQRAVEEPLKGAPKTVPRLGQVLMINGYDYRVRERDEATCIALRGEFPETLTVGETYRFINARNQYADVLSGEFSADETHWFIGQWIDPFDIKVESHT
- a CDS encoding FAD-binding oxidoreductase; the protein is MIEDLSAIVGPRYVLTGADTDKWGRDWTGAYVAQPLAVVRPADTAEVAAVMAFAHAASLPVVPVSGNTGLNGGAHGDNAIVLSLDRLNSIETIDVAGRSATVGAGVVLTQLHDAVAAHDLIFPMTFGARGSAMVGGILSTNAGGSNVVRYGNTRDLVLGIEVVMADGRIMDLMTALHKDNSGLNLRHLMIGAEGTLGIITRAIVKLFPKPAAYATATVAVPTLTDALALLHRIQAVTGGAVEAFEYMPAAYIAGHLAVVAGAKPPFAKAHDVNLLIEVGEDADRLTTLLAEMLEADQVLDAVIAQNEAQRQDMWARREAAAEITFHRRPFVDTDVAVALPMVERFLTEARARLTELDPEADDLSVAHLGDGNIHYTAYPSRDDPALKDAIKEMVEDVVTELRGSFSAEHGVGISKLKTMARRKDPVALDTMRAIKAALDPKGILNPGKLYPPKRA
- the hemC gene encoding hydroxymethylbilane synthase, which gives rise to MTIDLPTPNHPFKIGTRGSPLALAQAHETRSRLMAAFDLPETAFEICVIKVTGDQILDKPLREIDGKGLFTREIEEALLEGGIDIAVHSTKDMPVDQPDGLMLQTFLPREDVRDAFVSLRYKNLADLPDGAVVGTSSTRRRAQLAARFPNLQVVEFRGNVQTRLKKLADGVADATFLATAGLRRLGMDDVPYSPIDPADMLPAIAQGAIGIEQRIGDDRAAHMLAAIHHAETGHRLAAERTFLGALDGSCETPIGALAEINGDRLRLRGEILREDGSEVLTDDIEGPISDGPDMGRKMAASLLERAGPDFFTHA
- the hemE gene encoding uroporphyrinogen decarboxylase; translated protein: MPSDKTILRALAGETLPTPPIWMMRQAGRYLPEYRETRAKAGDFLSLCYNPELAAEVTLQPIRRYGFDAAILFADILLLPQALGADLWFVTGEGPRLSTIKSADELSALKPISDIHDTLGPVYETVKILSEELPQETTLIGFAGAPWTVATYMIAGRGTPDQAPAHALKEENQAVFEGLLKVITEGTIAYLSRQIDAGAEVVKIFDSWAGSLSGADFVNYAVKPTAEIVKALKKRYPDVPVIAFPRGAGESYAGMHAATGADCIAVDDGVDAAWVAKYVQKDGCVQGNLASSHMVTGGRGLIDETQRICDALSGGPHIFNLGHGITPDADPKNVALMIETVRNS